TTCCTGTTACAGAGAATGCTGTTGCTACAATCATGTCGCTTCCCATATTTCCCGAAATGGAAGAGGCAGAACAGGAATATGTAATAGAAAACATCAGAAGTTTCTTTAATTATTCTTAATTGTGGTATATTGTTACAAATATTAATTAACGTTAGGCAAGTCTAACAAATCAGGAATTAACTTTTTGTTTTTTTATAATATATCTTATTTGCAGGTTAATCCGGGCATCCCGGCAATAGAACATAACAGGCAGTAACTTTTTATAAAAATTAAATAATAATCTTGAGAAGAAGGAGCAAAATTGATCGAGGGAGTAAAAATCAAAAAATTAAAAGTTGTTTCTGATGAAAGAGGCAGACTTATGGAAATGCTCAGGGCTGATGATGATCTTTTCATCAAATTTGGCCAGGCATACATGACCACAGCTTACCCCGGTGTGGTTAAAGGCTGGCATTATCACAAAATCCAGACCGACTCCTTTATTGTTGTAAAAGGCATGATGAAAGTTGTCCTTTATGATTCAAGAAAAGACTCTCCTACTTTTGAGGAAATAAATGAATTTTTCCTGGGTGAATATAATCCTATCCTTCTCCAGATCCCCAATTATGTTTTTCACGGGTTCAAATGCATAAGCGAGACTGAAGCAATGTGCATAAATCTTCCCACAGAAACATATAATTATGATGAACCGGATGAATTCAGGGTAGCTCCTCACAGCGGTGAGATACCATACAACTGGGACAGAAAAGACGGATAATATTTAAGTTCATGTAATATTTATTTATATTATAATTTCTGCAATTATAATGTTTATATGATTAGCCTGTTTCAGGCAGGAATGTATAAAATGAGGTAGACCGGGCTGATCATTAAGCGGTTATTAAAAAAATAAAAAATTTTTGGAGGAGTCTTGAAAGAAAGAAACTTTAAAACATTACTTGTCACAGGCGGTGCCGGTTTTATAGGAAGTAACTTTATTCATTATATGATTGAAAAATATCCTGAATATAAAATCATAAACCTTGACAAGCTTACATACGCAGGAAATCTTGAGAATCTCAGAGATGTTGAAAATAATCCCAACTATAGTTTTGTAAAAGGAGATATCGCAGATGCTGTTATAGTAGAAAAAATCTTCTCTGAAAATAATGTGGATGTTGTTATCAATTTTGCAGCGGAATCCCATGTAGACAGATCCATAGATAATCCCGGAGTTTTTATACAGACAGATGTGTATGGTACCTTTGTGCTACTTGAAGCAGTAAGAAAGCATAATTCAAAGTTATTTTTCCAGATAAGCACGGATGAAGTATATGGCTCAATTCTTGACGGTTCCTTCAAAGAAACAGATCCTCTTCTTCCCAACAGTCCGTATTCGGCTTCAAAAGCCGGTGCAGAAATGATTGTCAGATCATTTTATAAAACATTTGGTACGCCTGTAATGGTTACAAGGACTTCAAACAATTTCGGTCCTTATCAGTATCCCGAAAAGCTTATTCCTTTGTTTGTCACCAATCTTATTGATAATATAAAGGTTCCTCTTTACGGAGACGGAATGAACGTGAGGGACTGGATTTATGTAGATGATAACTGCGCCGCTCTTGATGTTGCTCTGCACAAAGGCAGAATAGGGGAAATATATAACATAGGCGCCGGAAACGAGAAACCGAATATATGGATTACCAAAAAAATAATAGAACTTACAGGCAAAGATGAATCAATGATTAAGCCTGTTGCAGACAGACTGGGTCATGACAGGCGTTATTCAGTGGACTGTTCCAAAATAAAAAGTGAACTTGGCTGGGAATGCAGATATGATTTTGAAGAAGCTCTTAAGAAGACAGTTGACTGGTATAAAGAAAATGAATCATGGTGGAGACCGCTGAAAAAATAATAGAGTCTGCTTTTTAAAAAAACAAATTTAAGATTATTTTTAATCCGGGTAATTTCCTTTTGGACTTACAACTATTGTAAGTAGATTTCTGTTTTTTTAGCTGTAGATATTAATGGAACCTGATATTCTCCAGCCCCTAAAATTAATATCTTTTTCATACTTTTATTGTTTTTGGAAAATAATACAATTTTTATAACTTTAGTTTTTATATTGTATTTATAATAACCTAATAATAATATACTTAATAATTTTTTATAAATGAGCATTTTATAAAATAGCGTATATTTATTGTGATAATA
This Actinomycetota bacterium DNA region includes the following protein-coding sequences:
- a CDS encoding dTDP-4-dehydrorhamnose 3,5-epimerase; protein product: MIEGVKIKKLKVVSDERGRLMEMLRADDDLFIKFGQAYMTTAYPGVVKGWHYHKIQTDSFIVVKGMMKVVLYDSRKDSPTFEEINEFFLGEYNPILLQIPNYVFHGFKCISETEAMCINLPTETYNYDEPDEFRVAPHSGEIPYNWDRKDG
- the rfbB gene encoding dTDP-glucose 4,6-dehydratase; translation: MKERNFKTLLVTGGAGFIGSNFIHYMIEKYPEYKIINLDKLTYAGNLENLRDVENNPNYSFVKGDIADAVIVEKIFSENNVDVVINFAAESHVDRSIDNPGVFIQTDVYGTFVLLEAVRKHNSKLFFQISTDEVYGSILDGSFKETDPLLPNSPYSASKAGAEMIVRSFYKTFGTPVMVTRTSNNFGPYQYPEKLIPLFVTNLIDNIKVPLYGDGMNVRDWIYVDDNCAALDVALHKGRIGEIYNIGAGNEKPNIWITKKIIELTGKDESMIKPVADRLGHDRRYSVDCSKIKSELGWECRYDFEEALKKTVDWYKENESWWRPLKK